The genomic interval ATCTTTGCTTACGAATTTTCAGTGTGTTTTCTTTTGGACAATAGTATCTATATGGGTGTCTTCCTGTTGGGGCTTCTTAATGTTATTTGGAACTAAGTAGTGGGTGATGTGAATATGAACTGTATGAGAAGTGCATTAGGAACCACTTGCACACTTGTACTTACGTTTTGGACCTTTTATATAATACCGAGGAATGGACAAGAGAAGCTGGGCTCCTTTAAAGACTATCAAAGATTCTTCAAGGAaccaatgattttgatttttgagctTTTCTGAAAGTGTGTAATGTTTGGTGGGTGATTGATTGCATGCATCTAGTTTTACCTTGAGATTTTGTTGATGCTAGAGCATTTGAttctaaattttcttttggcaTAACATTTGATTCGAAATTAACCCAGTTATAGCACTATACTGTTGTGCATTGCTTAGTActtgtatttttatatgtGCAATGTGCTATTTACAAGTTGAGAAAATGTCCATGGAACTTATTGTGATGTTGAGTAGTGGTCGATGTTTCGGTGAAAAGGAGAGTTTTGATTCTTACACCTCTTTTACTTTGAGTATGATATACTAAATCGTAGCCTGACATTCATGTCGAAAGTGAACAATTGTTatgattttaagatttttcCTCGCCAAATAGGTCAAGAGTCTCAGTAGGTCTATTATTTTGAAAAGCAATGGAAATAATGGGAAGGATGTGAAAAAGTTTGGGAAAGCAACGCAGGTGTTTCTATCTGCAACTCAAATAGAACTTCGTGTATTTGCCTTATTATCTTACTAATCTTGTACCTTTTGGCATGGTGAAAGCCAACTTTGAGTGAGAATTAATTAGGGTCTGCCTGGTAAAGTCTCCTTGCATTTCGGTAAGTTTTGCCGAGTTTCACAGGACTCCCAAACTAAGACCACTGCTGAGAACTTAATAAACTGCTTCTACGTAAGCACCTTGAACCCTTTCAATTTATGACCTGAAATTCCAATCCAACTTGTGTTAGTTTATCCAACTCACTTATTGATGAACAAAGTTGGATGGCTTTTCCTAGTAGTGGAATTCCAATTCTACTATTCGTCAAAGTTGAGAAAGGGCTAGTGGAACAAGCATCATGCTAAGTCGTCAGGTGGGTTTGTCCATCTTTGGAACTCTCTCACTTTCTAAAGCCAGTATGCAAAAGCCACTTTATCAAATAAAGTGTCTCTCTATAAAGATTATACTTCGTGTTTGTGTTACTTATATTCTAGTGTTATCATTGTATGAATTGCAATATTCCTTTTCAATCTCTTGAAGAGACTTGATTCGATTTCATTCAAAGCTATGGTGCGACGTATGAACCAATAAGATGCATATCATGGTACGAATTGCAATATTCCTTTCCAATCTCTTGAAGAAACTTGATTCGATTTCATTCAAAGTTATGGTGCGACGTATGAACCAATAAGATCCACGTTAGACTTGATTGATTGTTGATCATGACAGTTGCACATACAAGTGAAACAATTGAAgagatgtaattttttttttgctgaaAGATGAGTGAAAAGGAGCAAAAGCCCCTATCACTCTAAtagattaaataaaaataaatataaaaggaaaaacaagTGAGGGGGATTCAACTAAAACCTCTCATAGAAAACTAGCGAAATAACAAAATTATGAAAACTGAAAATGTGGGTGACCCATAAAGTCACTATTACAGTGAGAAAATAATTGAAGAGATGTAGAGTTATCTAACTAGTGAATTAGTGTATTATCTCTTTGATTCTGTTAGGGGTTTTACAGTAGCGATATATTCAGGGTCATCGTGATGTGAGTGTAAGATGACTAATAATTAAACCGTGATGAATTACATAACTTAGTCAAGGTTTATACAATTATATGTGAATTTATGATACCTCCCCAGTTCTCTAAGTTCTACATCAATTCGATCTAACAATTTTCTTGTGTCCAACATGCACCCTTCCAGGAGATATGCCATCTTTGAACTTTTGGTTGAGAAGCGTCCTTAGCTTGGAGCCAAGAACAAGGGGTGAGAGCTAAGGATCAAATCTAGTTTGTACCACCAACGTAACTGTCGGAACAACTGGAGGGCACAAGTGACTGACACAAAACTGGTGGAATTACTGGCCGAACTCGAACCCAGAGTTGGAGTAAAAATAGTTGATCTTCGCCGGGGACTTCTCTTTCGGCTAACACTCCAGAGTAGGATTTCAGATGGGATGTTGCAACTTCTTGTCATTAGACCCAAATGACATACAAGATCTGACTGAGTTGCATTCTCTTTTGTCACGCTTACATTGACACTGGAAATTTACTTTGTAATCAAAATTCTGCCATAATAAAGTTGATTTCCCACACCCAAAAAACCTTTATAACTTAACATGCAACAATCTGCCACTAGAGGTTCAAAAGCTGCTCAATTCTAACGGGTTTGACAGTTTCCCAGTAATAATGGAGGACCTGTTTCCTACTTCTATAATAAGAAGTGAAATAGAGAATGGAGGCAGTTAAAGAAAGGACAGAGCAAGGTAATGGCCAATCGAGAATCTTTTCAAGGAGGATTATCTTGTTTAGGAATAGTTGAGAACTAAAAAgatttttccatttttttattGTATATTCAAATCTTGAGTAGatcaattttataaatttttgttcaaattgaaaatcgctaagacattcataaatatgattgactcattatgaacttgaacggttcatgtttgacaattTTGGTCCATTCACTAATTTGATATAGTTTGACACCTTAACCATTATCAAATTGACTGAAAATTTGTACAAGTAATATACTTATATAGACCTAAAATCTAAACGGTTgacatgaaaaaaatataataaaaaaacatgtCTAATTAACAATTAAGTCTTTGGTAGTCTTTGGTCCTCATCTAGTCCTTAACAAAATGAGCACATATCCAACTAATTTGACACTTGATGACTATAGGTAACTTGAAGAATGTTTCACCAAACAAATTCTGAACTCAATTGCAATTGCATTCTATAGTATTTTGTTTGGTTGACGTTGAAAATTTACTTTTGTGTAATCAACGTTTTGCCCATATAAAGTTGATTTCCTACACTGACATTTGACCGGTGTCCATCAATATGCTAACAAAAAAACAGGAGAGAATGCTAATACGAAGTTCAAAAGCTGTCCCAATTATTCAGAAGGGTTCGACAGTTTTCCGGTTAAAATCAAGATCATGTTTTCTATTTCGAAACATAGAGAATGAAGGcagttagaaaaaaaatattacaaGGTAACGGAATCCTCCCATCTAAATTGAACAATCACACTACTAAAAGTCTAAAATGGTACATAGCAAACTAAACTGACAATCGAACAAATAACATTTACTTGATGACtgagagttttgtaaaataTGCACAGAAAAGACATACTATCGTTGAGGTTAACATGGGTGGGAGTGACTCAAGTCTCCATCTATCACTTATGCGAGCAGCAAGAACTCCACTTTAAGTTTCTATGCGTCGGCAATCAAACAAGAGAAAGGCCATTTTTCAAGAACTAGCTTCTTTCTTTGTTCCCTTAAAAAAAGGACAATAAACTGGGCCAAGCTAGCACAGATACTTACAGCACTATAATTGACACTACTATGTGCTCTTGTTCTTGAGCATCCCATGTGCAGCACTAACCATGAATTTTCTTGATTTCCAATCAAAATTATGAGTCAATCATTCAGTTGAGAAGGCAAGATCGCTAAAAATGtcataaaattcaaattcaaaaacagATTAAATCAGTGTCCATAGTATATTTTTCCATGACTATTTTATCTGAACTTCTTTGAGTAACTAAGGGAAATATGTGAGAGGAAGTGGGCTTCTAGCCAAGAGAAAGCACTTAAAACCAAGCCTGAATTCATAAAATTTGTCAGAGCCAATCGGTAAAAACAAATGCCACAAAGTATATCAGAAGTCACATGCTATTACTAGGTCGAAAAACTAATATTGGTTTACAGTAGACGACAGAATGTTGAAACAACTAACATGACACAAAAGTCATGGCACAGAAATTGGATCAATCTCCAAGTTTCTTATAtgaataattataaaatatcGAGTCTACCtaaactttcaaattccaCAGAGCCCTCGCTACTGAACAGAGCGAGTATCCGATCCCTATGATCACCCCAACATCTAGTTGCCTATGCTATGTTGATCCAAAAAGCCTTTCAAGTCCCTGCAACAGCAATAAAGGTTTGCAACTTTGTTAGAACTAGAATAAGCAGTAACATAATAAAACATACTGCATGTAATCCAAACAACTTAAGGATCCTCATTCGCTAAATTCATACATACTAACTAAAAACTAATTACAATTTACAGCCCACTATGGATCCAAGTTCCAGCATGTTAAGCATATAAATGCAGTTGAGCAAAGTATATCTTAAGAAAGTATATACAAAGTATAAGATTAAAACGGTGACTGCATTGTTTTGTTCCAACATCTTCTCCAATGATTTACTTTGGGACAAGGAAATCAGAGGGCTGAATCTCTTGTAAAAACCAAATGTGGAAACTTGACAACCGAGGTTAGAGAATGCATTAACTGAAATATTAGACCGTCAGGACATAAAAAGTATGGCCGTTCTAtagcttcaattttttttttcatatctttGAGAAACAATGCTACTCTAAGAAACCAATACACATTGTGAGGAAATCattcaaatgaaaatacatCACAGATCTTgttttctctattttaagaaaataaaataagaaaacacaACAGAAGAAAACGCATTGATCCAACAAATGGGAGTCAATCCTTACcttcataaacaaaaacaacacataAGAAAATAGTGTAGAATGTGTCTTATTTAATATGGCAACGATTTTGTGCAAGAACAATCAGCTACGCAGAGCAAATACTTGTTGCAATTGAAGTTTAAAAACTCATTTCCTAACCACACTTCTCTGACCAAGAACCATATGTTTACTCgaaattaaaattgaaaagTTCATAATTCATATCCAAGAAGTCCAAGAAAGGAATGAAACACAACCTACAAAGATGCATCATTCTTCTGCCTTTTGGTTGATTGTAAGTCCAAGCGCATCACCCATCTTTTCCATTCCTTCCTATCAATCCCAATCCCAATTTCTTAATAACTATGCAACCTTAACATACTTTAAATATACCTAGTTCATAGACAACTTAAATGAAACATTGTTGTAGGAGGACACAATTTGTTACTACTCTAAATCTTTCTAGGGCATCAACCCATGGATAGAAAGGAAAtataggattttttttttcaattttcgtcaTGTGTCCTAAAAACAGCAAGACTCACAAATAGACTACTAGCGATCCTGACAAGTGCGGCAGAAGGTACCGTGGGACAACTCGCAATAAGCACGCATATTGACAGTCATGTGAGATGTGAAGCATGTTGCAGCTCGCATAGGCAGCAGAGACTCTGCGCATCCCAGTTCCGCAAAGTTCCTATAAGAAGCAAAGACCATCTATTATCTTACTAATCAGTATGAAAGGTCGACAAATAATTATTCTTTCCCTGCTTCGGTGCATCAAATTTACACAACCATAATATATCAAATATGTCAAAAGTAAAACCCATAAATTTGCCAAATTGATGACCTCGAAATAACCATTAACCCAATAGGACAAGATTCTGTGTTCACTCTTGtcttcaattgcttatatatttGAAACGATGGAATCCAACATGTTCAAAAGGACCCAATATTACCAACAAAACCAAATACCGTAAAGCAACCGATAGAATTATAAGTAAAATAATCATAATCCAACACTTAACATTAGATAAACAACAACTCATTGCAATCAACACCACCTTTCATCCACTCCAATCAGTCGGAAAAAGTAAAGCTTGAATTTTTTATCTAAAATGGGGAACccaaaatcatcaaacaaaAACCCAATTCAACTACAACTACTACAGTAGTACACTAGTAATCCCAATCAAACGAAATCACCCAATcatagaaatcgaaaatttAAGATCGAAATGGTGACCTGGGAGAGGTGAAGGAGAAGCGCCGAGTGGGGGGCCGGACGCGGCGGAGATTTGGGGCGGAGCGGTGGAGCGAAACCCTAGCGGTGGAGGCCAAAGACCGAGAGAGCGAAGCAGCAGAGCGCAAAGCCATGTTTGTTGTTCTGAGTGTGTCTCTATTTGTGGCTGAAGCCAAGGGCTTTGTGAGGGTTTTGAAGTGTGTGTGTTTGGTTATGGTGTGGCGCAGGTCTATGATACTGATGTGGGGTAGCAGTTTCTGAGACGTGTGATTACTTTAAGGATTCGTTGTCCGCCGTCGGATTAGagatgtgtttctttttagcTATTTGATGAGGACAATGAGTCGAGTGTTTTCCAAGTTTACGAATTCATTTCAAAATTACCAGTTTGATTTTTCAGTAGAGACTGTTGGAATATGGTATGTTAATGAataatgattttgattttttgctAGGGTTTTCTTTTGTGTCAAATGTGATATGTTACAACATAGAGTTTGCTGCGGATTGTACCTCTATACGGAATCCAATTTTACAGGTTTTGCTTTAGAGTACATGAGAATAGTTACAAATCGAATTGAGGCTTTGAGCTGTGACACAAACAGTTTTAACTCCTTTTGAGAAACATGAAATGTTTACGTTCTTCTCACTAAGCTCTTCTGAAAATTGTTTCTAATATAGGGTAAATTCCATCTTTGATACATGATGTTTAGCTACTttgacaatttggtacatgatgtatgaaaacggacaatttggtacctaaagttctcaaatttaggtcattttggtacttatgtcaattctaacaatattttcagggttatttccgtcatcatatctctactttacttcattttttcataatacctccaaattgcctctaaattatcactaaaatttgataactcatccacttagtatctgtgatgatttacgtatataatttttcataattgtagttatcaatctaaattaattttaattataagtaattaaaaaaatattttaataaaaaattacaattgcataaaggcaatttatttcctttgcagaaaataattaggatacaataagtatattaagaaaaaaaattattttcgatatatgcgaagtagatgctaagtggagtagacatatcaatttaattatctccaaagtgAGGTAATTATataaagaaatgaagaaaaatgtgaatttaatgagtttagggatagaatgacgaaaataactctaaaaatatgatcaaaattgataaatGTACCAAAATGACTTACAaatgtccgttttcatacatcaagtaccaaattgtccaaatagTCATACTTTAAATACCATAAGAGAAATTAACCCTTCTAATATAGTTCAAGTGACCACATCATATACGATGACATTGACAATCAATATAAGTAACACAAAAGACTTGGATTATTATCTCACTTGATGAAAATACCACTACAGCTTCAATCTTTACTACGAAGTGACCAAAAACGGAGCTTTATTTTAAGGTTTTACTGGAATTAAATAGATCAATGACATGAATTTAGCCTCAAACCTGGAATGTATGATGTTTTCTTCAGAGACTTACTGTCCTCACACATTTTAACAGCCTGTTAAACGTATAAATCTTGCCGGACGATATGTTTGCCGTGACTGTACTTCCTCTATAATGCAGCATTTTAATAGTGTTGTCCTTGGACCAAATGCCAACTTCGTGAAGATCTCCCTCACTCCAGCAGATGTTGACTGTCACCCCGCCGCGTGCTTTCAAGCCTTTGACACAGCCATTCGCCCATTTATCCCGTGGAAGAGCGGGAAGTAGATACAAGTCCTTGACTGTGCTTTGGACAAGCATTTCGGCAACTGCTGCTGAAAAACTGGcaccaaaagagaaacatgTAAGGTTGAAGAAAATTCATTGACTGACAAATTAAGTTTGCAACGATGGCATCGACAGAATGTGCCCATAATAAATACAAACAAGTTGAGCTGAAATGGTCGTAAACAAAAAAGAATGGAAGCAATGTGGCTTACCCAAAGTTGGCATCAATTTGGAAAGGCGGATGTGCAGTGAACAAGTTACTGTATAGTCCTCCTTCAAAATCAGCTTCATGCTCTGGATCCACCAAGTCAATCAAATGCTTGACCATACGATAGGCATGTTCACTGTTGTGAAGACGCGCCCACAATGCAGTCTTCCATGTGGTTGACCATCCTGGACCTTCCTCTCCTGtgttggagtacatgaatacAAAGGGCAATAAGCAATGTATATTTgtatataatcatataatagGAAATCTCTTCCTGGTGATTGCAAGACCAAAATGATACATTAAGTTGTAACATACAGACCTCTTTTGTAAAGGGTATAATCCACTGCTTTACAAAGGTCCGGATTTTTTTCGAGAGTAATTGTGTGGCCTGGAAAAAGGCCAAATAAGTGAGAAACATGTCGATGGTGGGCTTCTGGATCCTCAAAATCTTGTGCCTGTATCATAACAGAGATAATTGTATGTTAACAATTAATGTGACAAGAACTTATACAAACTTTATGAAACATCACAGAAGACCTGGAAACAGATTCCTATAGAATGAAATTTTAAGACTACTGGCTCACCCATTCCATAATAGAACCATCTCTAGCAAGTTTTGTGGGTGGAAGTCTAGATTGAGCACTGCGAACTTTTTCAACAAAAGTATCTTGAGTTTTTCCTAAAACCTGTTTTCAAAAGGAAATATAGTTAGACGAAAATATACATACGTACTCTGGCTAGAGCATGATTTCATAGGCAAACATTAGAGTTCAACCTCCGCAGCAGAGAGTACTGCAGAAAAGACTTCTTTTATGATTGAGATGTCCATTGTTGATGAGTAGGACACACTGGCCTGCTTACCATCAGGTGCAACAAACATGTGCTCTGGAGAAGTTGATGGGTTTGTTTCAAGATATCCGCCACGTCCTTCAATCAACCAGTCCAGCAGAAATGATGCACATCCTTCCAACAAAGGATATGCCTTATTTTTCAGGAACTCCTAATGACAGAAAAACAGCCTCCATTACTCTACTAGAACACTTGattcaaattaattatatacaaCTAGGAAGAGATACATGTACTAGTTTCTTAATATAAATGGACATACAATTAACATCCACCGGCCAGTGGTAATTAAACTAGACTGCAGTTGAACTGTTGGCACCTTAACATAACCTCTCTATATCTTTCTAAGAAAGATAAAATAGACAATGTCTTGAGAGTATAGAAGCTCACTTTATCCATTGTGTAAGTATAATGTTCCCATAGATGAGTGCATATCCATGCTCCTCCCATTGGCCATAAAGCCCATACAGCTTGGCCTCGATCTGGTGAGGTTTTTGCCCATATGTCAGTCACTTGATGCACAACCCAACCACTAGCTTCATAATTGACCTGATATATTCAATCTGAAGTGAATAAGAAAGTAGTACAGTGAACCAGAAAACCACTTTCAAGTAActgcatatataattgatcacAACTGATTTCATACTTCATTCCATAAAAGGACTAGAGCTAAACAGCAGCACTAGGAGATACAGGGGTTGTTTAAAGGATTTGCAATTGGCCATCCCATAGGCACTGGAACATGCAGTCGCGGGATTAACTAGAGGTTTTCTCATGTAATATTTTAAACTGTGATGCCTCTCACAATTTCTCCGAATGCTTTCAGCATATATGTTTTATTATATTGATCTTACTAAAGAAGAGTCACATCTTAATGTACACCAGTAACAAGAGCCGATTACTTTCATACCATAATATTAGGACACAAAAAGTGAAGGAAAGGTTTGATAATAAACTAGAAAGGCAGGATTCTCACCTTTGCAGTTTTACTTCCGTTTATAGATAATAACGATGTACAATCAAATAAGGGTTCCTGGCATTCTTGCAGATTGCAAGGAAGGGAAGGCCAATAGTTCATCTGAAGATTAATGTTTGTATGAGGAGCACCACTGAAATAGTAAAAGTTAAGTAAGTATGAACTCATATTATTGCGAAAAATGTATTGATATATAAATAGCACCAAATAAATTTAGCTATGGAAAATGTCGATGTACTAACTCTATGATGGTTCACTTGCCATGTTGTTACACTCacctattttttttcctctagAAAGTTTTTAACATCTAAAACAGATTCTTAACCTAGGAGacacatacacacacaaagaaacaatcatatgtatatatatgtgtgtgtgtagagagatagagagagagagagagagagagagacgctTACTCCCATGCAGGTTCAATTTTGTAGTTCCATATACCCTGTAGGTTTGCAGGCTGAGTTCCTGGGCGCGAACAGGAAATAAGAAGATATCGACCATACTGGAACAAGAGTTCCACAAAGGAAGGATCTTCATCAGTTTTAAAAGATTTCACCCTGTCAGCAGTAGAAACCAAGGCATTGTCACTTCCCCTAGTATTCAAACTGGTAATAGGGTTGCTCTTCTTCATTTCCAATTTGTTATCTCTTAATATGCTCTTGGAGACTTTAGACAGCTGCAATGAGACACGATGAAAGAGATTCTGATAGTCATCCAAATGACGAGCATAGAGATCAGAATATGACATTCTTTTTATCGAAGTCAATGCAGTGAGAACCTCTGAAGTCGGATTTTTCTTAGAATCAGAAGGCTCAGTAAATGGATCTTTAAATGAAGATGAGGCCACCAGAAGCAAAACAGCCCAATCTGCATTTTCAACTCTAAATTTCTTGCCATCTAAAGCATGTATCACACCTTTGTCACCACTAATCTGCAAATCAAGAACTGCGCTAAATTGAATCCCCTTAGGATTCTCATTAAACTTTGGTGGGATTCTTTTACCAGGACAACTTCCTTCGAgtattatttgattttgacCATTTACATGTGAACCATGATGCAACTTGCTGTCTAAATAAACTGTAAATGATAGGGACCCTGATTTGCTCGTGGAAATTTTTGTCACAATCACTTGATCAGGGTTTGAAGCAAAATGCTCCCTAGTATATTCTACCTCTCCCACAGAGTATTTTATCCTTGCGGTCGCAGTATCTAGGTCTAGCTCTCTGCTGTAAGTTTCTTCCGCATACTTGAGATGTGAATCATCAAATTCTAGGTTAATGTCACCTAGTAGTTGGTATACCTTCATAAAAAGTATAAAACAGTTTATTATTGCAGAACAACCAAAGTCTCCTCATATGTTACGCGGAATCCATCAAATATGAACTTTAAATTAGCATTGGCAGCAATAAGCTTCCACTATTTTAACATGATTGGAATCTTGGTGACCATAAGCTTTGAATTACAAGATTCCAATTAGATTTACCATACAAAACATAATGGCACCAAAAAGATGGCATATTGTCTACTCTATTATGTCACTCATTAGAGTAGCATTCTACTATCACCCAACAATCAGCAAAATTAGTATCTGTACTAAATTCCTAGCAAAATATTAGCATATGTGTTTATCTTCTAGTCAATATTTAGTTATTTCAATTGAGTAGCAAAATGACGAAAGGAAACATAATTAAAGCGCATGAAGTTACATACATCAGAAGGATCTCCACATAACTTGACCGCTGCTTCAGTAGCTTCAGCATATTTACCATCATCAACGAGTTTCCTAACCTCTGCTAGCGCTGGTGGAGCATTTGGGTTGGTGTAGTTGCCCGGAGTTCCAGTCCAAAGTGTGTCCTCTACACCAATTGAAACTATATGCGATGAGTTTCACTAAAATTTATGGCGTATTGCTCTGTGCAAGAAACCTACACTATTAGACAAAGTTGTAATCACAGTAGGAAACCGCAATCCAGATCTCAGGAATGAATGCAGAATACATGTACAATTACAAAAAGTTGTCACACTCTCAAGCAGGTTAGGCTCCATTCTACGGTTTCTCTACAAAAAGACAGTTAACAAAGCAAGCATTCAACCAACAGAGACCATTTGATTGAAATGCGCGGAACATAAGCCTTGCATTCACATTCTATTCAGATACAAGCATTTCAAAAACTCTGAATCCCGAGTCAGGGGTCCCTCTACAATCCATATGATCACTCACAAAACTCAGAAAGTGAAGCATTTCAAGCAAACATAGACCAAAACACATAAAACCCAATTGAAGATCTCTTAATGTGAAGACAATGCAAGTAAAGCTTTGAACTTTACCATTGAGCTGAAGAGTTTCTGAAGCCACACCACCCCAGACCATAGCTCCAAGCCTTCCATTCCCAATTGGAATTGCATCAGTCCAGAACTTTGCA from Argentina anserina chromosome 2, drPotAnse1.1, whole genome shotgun sequence carries:
- the LOC126783142 gene encoding alpha-L-fucosidase 2; this encodes MEEGDWVLVRPVADKDLWTPSIVEEEDESSKPLKVTFSGPAKFWTDAIPIGNGRLGAMVWGGVASETLQLNEDTLWTGTPGNYTNPNAPPALAEVRKLVDDGKYAEATEAAVKLCGDPSDVYQLLGDINLEFDDSHLKYAEETYSRELDLDTATARIKYSVGEVEYTREHFASNPDQVIVTKISTSKSGSLSFTVYLDSKLHHGSHVNGQNQIILEGSCPGKRIPPKFNENPKGIQFSAVLDLQISGDKGVIHALDGKKFRVENADWAVLLLVASSSFKDPFTEPSDSKKNPTSEVLTALTSIKRMSYSDLYARHLDDYQNLFHRVSLQLSKVSKSILRDNKLEMKKSNPITSLNTRGSDNALVSTADRVKSFKTDEDPSFVELLFQYGRYLLISCSRPGTQPANLQGIWNYKIEPAWDGAPHTNINLQMNYWPSLPCNLQECQEPLFDCTSLLSINGSKTAKVNYEASGWVVHQVTDIWAKTSPDRGQAVWALWPMGGAWICTHLWEHYTYTMDKEFLKNKAYPLLEGCASFLLDWLIEGRGGYLETNPSTSPEHMFVAPDGKQASVSYSSTMDISIIKEVFSAVLSAAEVLGKTQDTFVEKVRSAQSRLPPTKLARDGSIMEWAQDFEDPEAHHRHVSHLFGLFPGHTITLEKNPDLCKAVDYTLYKRGEEGPGWSTTWKTALWARLHNSEHAYRMVKHLIDLVDPEHEADFEGGLYSNLFTAHPPFQIDANFGFSAAVAEMLVQSTVKDLYLLPALPRDKWANGCVKGLKARGGVTVNICWSEGDLHEVGIWSKDNTIKMLHYRGSTVTANISSGKIYTFNRLLKCVRTVSL
- the LOC126783761 gene encoding uncharacterized protein LOC126783761 isoform X1 is translated as MALRSAASLSRSLASTARVSLHRSAPNLRRVRPPTRRFSFTSPRNFAELGCAESLLPMRAATCFTSHMTVNMRAYCELSHGTFCRTCQDR
- the LOC126783761 gene encoding uncharacterized protein LOC126783761 isoform X2, which codes for MALRSAASLSRSLASTARVSLHRSAPNLRRVRPPTRRFSFTSPRNFAELGCAESLLPMRAATCFTSHMTVNMRAYCELSHGT